The following are encoded together in the Parabacteroides chongii genome:
- the dprA gene encoding DNA-processing protein DprA gives MTDNRIYQIGLTMINGVGDILARQLLQTCGDAEAVFTETQHVLEKIPGFGSATAAAVKRPEVLLQAEKELAFIEKNQLTCYFLTDENYPKRLKECSDAPVLLYFKGGADLNASRIISIVGTRHATEYGRAMTDELVHTLSLSIPNLLIVSGLAYGIDVCAHRAALKANLPTVGVLAHGLDRIYPPSHRSVAVDMLDRGGLLTEFRSGTEPDKPNFVRRNRIVAGMADATVVIESAEKGGSLITADLAFSYGRDVYAFPGRVNDLHSKGCNALIRQNKAGLITSASDLISALCWDIKETASSLPVQTELFFGEDERTAPVITVLRERGEMHIDQLAVALNLPVRELSSLLFELEMNGLIRTLPGNIYRLA, from the coding sequence ATGACAGACAACCGGATTTACCAAATTGGCTTAACTATGATAAACGGGGTAGGAGATATCCTGGCCCGTCAGCTTCTGCAAACCTGTGGTGATGCGGAAGCCGTTTTTACGGAGACACAACATGTATTGGAGAAGATTCCGGGTTTCGGTTCGGCTACGGCCGCTGCTGTCAAACGCCCGGAAGTCCTTCTGCAAGCGGAAAAAGAGTTAGCCTTTATCGAAAAGAACCAGCTCACCTGTTATTTCCTGACAGATGAGAATTACCCGAAACGTTTGAAGGAGTGCTCTGATGCTCCGGTGCTTCTCTATTTTAAAGGCGGTGCCGATCTGAATGCTTCTCGTATTATCAGTATTGTTGGAACCCGTCATGCAACGGAGTATGGCAGGGCGATGACGGACGAACTGGTACACACCCTTTCGCTTTCTATCCCGAACTTACTGATCGTAAGCGGACTGGCTTATGGTATCGACGTATGTGCCCATCGGGCTGCGCTTAAAGCGAACTTGCCGACGGTAGGTGTGCTGGCTCACGGGTTGGATCGTATTTATCCGCCTTCGCATCGTTCCGTAGCAGTGGATATGTTGGACCGCGGAGGTTTGCTGACCGAATTTCGTAGTGGAACGGAACCGGATAAGCCGAACTTTGTACGGCGTAACCGGATTGTTGCCGGTATGGCGGATGCGACGGTCGTGATAGAATCTGCCGAGAAAGGCGGCTCGCTGATCACTGCCGATCTTGCTTTCTCCTATGGACGGGATGTCTACGCATTTCCCGGTCGGGTAAACGATCTCCATTCGAAAGGCTGCAATGCCTTGATCCGGCAGAATAAGGCTGGGCTGATAACTTCCGCTTCCGACCTTATCTCGGCGCTTTGCTGGGATATAAAGGAAACAGCTTCTTCCCTCCCTGTTCAGACTGAATTGTTTTTCGGGGAAGATGAGCGGACAGCACCGGTAATAACCGTTCTCCGTGAAAGAGGCGAGATGCATATCGACCAACTGGCTGTTGCATTGAATCTGCCTGTCCGTGAACTGTCATCTTTACTCTTTGAACTGGAGATGAACGGTTTGATCAGGACTTTGCCGGGAAATATCTACCGGCTTGCCTAA
- a CDS encoding HipA family kinase: MELRTANVIRYIMPLREGGSLPALAEADDEYKYVVKFRGAGHGTKALIAELIGGEVARALGFRVPELVFLNLDEAFGRTEGDEEIQDLLQASRGLNLGLHFLSGALTFDPVVNKVGEKLASQIVWLDALLTNVDRTTRNTNMLMWHKELWLIDHGASLYFHYSWSNWHKHALSPFIQIKDHALLPEAGKLEEVNAEFERLLTPEKVREIVSLIPDDWLHWSESPGTPQEIREVYIEFLTERIPHSETFIKEAQDARKALI; the protein is encoded by the coding sequence ATGGAATTGCGAACAGCGAATGTGATCAGATATATTATGCCTTTACGGGAAGGCGGTTCGTTGCCGGCTTTGGCTGAAGCCGACGATGAATATAAATATGTAGTAAAGTTCCGTGGCGCCGGTCATGGAACCAAAGCGCTTATTGCCGAACTGATCGGTGGTGAAGTCGCACGTGCACTGGGCTTTCGTGTTCCGGAGCTGGTCTTCCTAAATCTGGATGAGGCTTTCGGACGAACGGAAGGTGATGAGGAGATACAGGATTTGTTACAGGCGAGCCGTGGTCTGAACCTGGGATTACATTTCCTGTCGGGCGCACTGACATTCGATCCGGTAGTTAATAAGGTAGGAGAAAAGCTGGCCTCGCAGATCGTCTGGCTGGATGCCTTGCTGACCAACGTGGACCGTACGACCCGCAATACCAATATGCTGATGTGGCATAAGGAATTGTGGCTGATTGATCATGGTGCATCGCTTTACTTCCATTATTCATGGTCGAACTGGCACAAACACGCTTTGAGTCCGTTTATCCAGATCAAGGATCATGCTTTGTTGCCGGAGGCCGGTAAGCTGGAAGAAGTGAATGCCGAGTTCGAACGTTTGCTTACTCCGGAAAAGGTTCGTGAGATCGTCTCCCTGATTCCGGACGACTGGCTGCATTGGAGTGAAAGTCCCGGTACGCCGCAGGAGATAAGAGAAGTCTATATTGAATTTTTGACAGAAAGGATTCCCCATTCCGAAACATTTATAAAAGAAGCACAAGATGCAAGGAAAGCACTTATATGA
- a CDS encoding DUF3037 domain-containing protein, which translates to MQGKHLYEYAVIRFVPRVEREEFINVGIIMFSKQARFIKARYQVDEKKLRLFSSELDMDSLYAALKVFDHICSGAKSAGPIAAMDIPERFRWLTAVRSSSIQTSRPHPGFSCDLEATFEKLYAELVI; encoded by the coding sequence ATGCAAGGAAAGCACTTATATGAATACGCCGTTATCCGTTTTGTTCCCCGGGTGGAACGTGAGGAGTTTATTAATGTAGGTATTATCATGTTCTCGAAACAGGCCCGCTTTATAAAGGCGCGTTATCAGGTGGACGAGAAGAAGCTCCGTCTGTTTTCCTCAGAGCTGGATATGGATTCGTTGTATGCTGCTCTGAAAGTATTCGATCATATCTGTTCGGGGGCAAAGAGCGCAGGTCCTATCGCTGCCATGGATATCCCTGAACGTTTCCGCTGGCTGACGGCTGTGCGCAGTTCTTCGATACAGACATCCCGTCCGCATCCCGGCTTTTCCTGCGATCTGGAGGCGACGTTCGAGAAGCTGTATGCCGAGTTGGTGATCTAG
- a CDS encoding linear amide C-N hydrolase, with amino-acid sequence MRHIKKWGIALAAITASAQFNPADACTRVVYQGKDNTVLTGRTMDWKEDTRSNLWIFPRGMQRNGEIGKNPLEWTSKYGSVVTSAYDICSTDGMNEKGLVANLLWLAESEYPQWDGKKPGLSIAAWVQYMLDNFATVDEAVTFVEKGTFEVVSDMMPDGTRMATLHLSISDDKGDNAIFEYVNGKLNIHHDKSYQVMTNSPVFDQQLALDDYWKNIGGTTFLPGTNRAADRFVRASFYINAIPKVEDMRTAVASVFSVIRNTSVPLGITTPDQPNISSTIWRTVSDQKNKVYYYESTIHPNIFWVDLKDVDFSEKAPVKMLDLVSSKTYAGNTADQFVTTKPFKFLGAH; translated from the coding sequence ATGAGACACATTAAGAAATGGGGAATAGCGCTGGCTGCAATCACGGCTAGTGCACAGTTTAATCCGGCAGATGCCTGCACCAGAGTTGTCTATCAGGGAAAAGATAATACAGTATTGACGGGACGGACCATGGACTGGAAAGAAGACACCCGCAGCAACCTTTGGATATTTCCGCGGGGAATGCAGCGTAACGGCGAAATAGGTAAAAATCCTCTGGAATGGACTTCCAAATATGGCAGTGTAGTGACTTCAGCCTACGATATCTGCAGTACGGACGGAATGAATGAAAAAGGACTGGTAGCCAACCTACTTTGGCTGGCTGAATCGGAATACCCACAATGGGACGGAAAGAAACCGGGATTATCCATTGCTGCATGGGTCCAATATATGCTGGATAATTTTGCAACAGTAGACGAAGCGGTCACTTTTGTCGAAAAAGGAACATTTGAAGTGGTATCGGATATGATGCCGGATGGTACCCGGATGGCGACATTGCATCTTTCCATCTCTGACGATAAAGGTGACAATGCAATCTTTGAATATGTAAACGGCAAGTTAAACATCCATCACGACAAATCCTACCAGGTCATGACAAACTCACCTGTTTTCGATCAGCAGTTGGCTTTGGACGATTACTGGAAGAACATCGGAGGGACGACTTTCTTACCCGGAACCAACCGGGCTGCCGACCGTTTTGTACGTGCTTCTTTCTATATCAATGCCATCCCGAAAGTAGAAGACATGCGTACAGCAGTGGCAAGCGTATTCAGTGTGATCCGCAACACATCTGTTCCGTTAGGAATCACAACACCTGACCAGCCGAATATTTCATCGACGATATGGAGAACGGTCTCCGATCAGAAAAATAAAGTCTATTATTATGAATCGACTATCCATCCCAATATCTTCTGGGTGGATCTCAAGGATGTGGATTTTTCAGAAAAGGCACCCGTGAAAATGCTGGATCTCGTGAGCAGCAAAACGTATGCCGGTAATACGGCAGATCAGTTTGTTACTACTAAACCTTTTAAATTCCTGGGAGCTCATTAA
- a CDS encoding FKBP-type peptidyl-prolyl cis-trans isomerase: MDKVSYALGLSIGNNFQNSGINDLQIEDFVKGLKDILGDQTPEISYDEAKQVINDYFMKLQKEKFEINKKAGEEFLNINKGKAGVVTLPSGLQYQVLQKGEGPTPTASDSVKCHYHGTLINGTVFDSSVQRGEPAVFGVSQVIPGWVEALQLMPVGSKWRLFIPSNLAYGEHGAGEAIEPNSALVFDVELLDIVK, translated from the coding sequence ATGGATAAAGTAAGTTATGCACTTGGCTTAAGTATCGGAAATAATTTCCAGAACTCGGGCATTAATGATCTTCAAATTGAAGACTTTGTAAAAGGATTAAAAGATATTTTGGGTGACCAGACTCCTGAAATCAGTTATGACGAAGCTAAGCAGGTGATCAACGATTACTTCATGAAGCTGCAAAAAGAAAAATTTGAGATCAATAAGAAAGCAGGCGAAGAATTCCTGAACATTAATAAAGGAAAAGCAGGCGTTGTAACGCTGCCCAGCGGATTGCAATATCAGGTACTTCAGAAAGGTGAAGGCCCGACACCGACTGCTTCCGACAGCGTAAAATGTCATTATCACGGAACTTTAATCAACGGTACAGTGTTTGATAGTTCAGTACAGCGCGGTGAACCGGCTGTATTCGGAGTATCACAGGTAATCCCGGGATGGGTGGAAGCATTGCAGCTGATGCCGGTAGGTTCCAAATGGAGACTGTTCATTCCTTCCAACCTGGCTTATGGCGAGCACGGAGCAGGAGAAGCTATCGAGCCGAACAGCGCATTGGTGTTTGATGTTGAATTATTGGACATAGTAAAATAA
- a CDS encoding FKBP-type peptidyl-prolyl cis-trans isomerase has product MKKINVLVATVIVALGVSATSCDSKRSASLKTGADSASYAIGIANGSMFKQNLEGMPGGPVNIDDLLAGFEAALKSDTTGAKMTMEQAQAYLNTYFVEAQAKEAQKAKDEGDKFLAENKTKEGVITTESGLQYKVETEGTGAKPTKEDKVKVHYTGTLLDGTTFDSSVERGEPAEFGVDRVIPGWTEVLQIMPVGSKYIVWVPSELGYGQQPPRGSNIKPNSVLKFEVELLDIVK; this is encoded by the coding sequence ATGAAAAAGATTAATGTTTTAGTTGCTACGGTTATTGTAGCGTTGGGCGTTTCTGCCACATCTTGTGACTCAAAAAGAAGTGCGAGCCTGAAAACTGGTGCGGATAGCGCGAGCTATGCAATCGGTATTGCGAACGGAAGTATGTTCAAACAGAATCTGGAAGGTATGCCTGGCGGTCCTGTGAATATAGACGATCTGTTGGCAGGTTTCGAAGCAGCTTTGAAGAGCGACACTACTGGTGCGAAGATGACTATGGAACAGGCTCAGGCTTATCTGAATACTTATTTCGTAGAGGCTCAGGCTAAAGAAGCCCAGAAAGCAAAAGATGAAGGTGATAAATTCCTTGCTGAAAACAAAACGAAAGAAGGCGTTATCACAACAGAAAGCGGCTTGCAATATAAAGTAGAAACTGAAGGTACAGGTGCAAAACCTACAAAAGAAGATAAAGTAAAAGTACATTATACGGGTACATTACTGGATGGAACTACATTCGATAGCTCTGTAGAACGTGGTGAACCGGCTGAGTTCGGTGTAGACCGTGTGATTCCGGGATGGACAGAAGTTCTGCAGATCATGCCGGTTGGTTCTAAATATATAGTTTGGGTTCCTTCTGAACTAGGTTATGGCCAACAGCCTCCTCGCGGAAGCAATATCAAACCGAACAGCGTTTTGAAATTTGAAGTAGAATTATTGGATATCGTAAAATAA
- a CDS encoding Lrp/AsnC family transcriptional regulator, with protein MEKIDKLDRQILNIISKNARIPFKDVAEECGVSRAAIHQRVQRMIDMNVIVGSGYHINPKILGYNTCTYIGVKLERGSMYKDVVPEFEKIPEVVECHFTTGPYTMLIKLYARDNEHLMELLNSKIQEIPGVTATETLISLRQSVKREIPICNINE; from the coding sequence ATGGAGAAAATAGACAAACTGGACCGGCAGATATTGAACATTATTTCAAAGAATGCCAGGATTCCTTTCAAGGATGTAGCTGAAGAGTGTGGCGTGTCGCGTGCAGCCATTCATCAACGGGTACAGCGCATGATTGATATGAATGTGATCGTTGGGTCGGGTTATCATATTAATCCTAAGATTCTGGGATATAACACCTGTACATACATCGGGGTAAAGTTGGAACGCGGTTCCATGTATAAAGATGTAGTACCTGAGTTCGAGAAGATACCGGAGGTGGTTGAATGTCATTTTACAACAGGTCCGTATACCATGCTGATCAAATTGTATGCACGCGACAATGAGCACCTGATGGAATTGTTGAACTCTAAGATTCAGGAAATACCGGGTGTTACGGCTACAGAAACATTGATATCTTTGCGTCAGAGTGTAAAACGCGAGATTCCTATCTGCAACATAAACGAATAA
- a CDS encoding S8 family peptidase translates to MKKYIGLFILLCCFSSWLTAGENYCFRVYLKDKGDSGFSVDEPEAFLSKESIQRRKKTGIPVTASDLPISRAYLDTLVASGGEPVVQSKWLSTVVVTSKDSTVADRLKELTMVDSVKWVWKGNDVVPAQEDDQEIRLAPTDTPLKAKYGYAENQIKMLNGVKLHEAGFRGEGMRVAVIDAGFRNVDRICVFDSLQLIGTHNVIYPGRSVYEADDHGTKVLSCMAANMPGIMVGTAPKASYLLIKSEDSDSEYPIEEDYWAAAVEYADSVGVDVISSSLGYFAFDADELSYDQAALDGKSSLISQAAHIAGQKGILMFCSAGNEGNGSWGKITFPSDASDILTVGSVTEDKKKSIFSSVGFTADYRVKPDVVALGSGSCVIDPYGNIRYASGTSFATPILAGMGVCLWQALPELTNKEIIALLQEMSSQSKRPDAELGYGIPNIYKAYKKGMQYARTEH, encoded by the coding sequence ATGAAAAAATATATAGGACTGTTCATTTTATTATGTTGTTTTTCTTCGTGGCTTACTGCCGGAGAAAACTACTGCTTCCGTGTCTATCTGAAAGATAAAGGCGACTCCGGGTTTTCTGTAGATGAACCGGAGGCATTCCTGTCGAAAGAGTCTATCCAGCGGCGTAAAAAGACGGGAATACCTGTTACCGCTTCTGATCTGCCTATTTCAAGGGCTTACCTGGATACATTGGTTGCCAGTGGCGGAGAACCTGTTGTGCAGAGTAAATGGCTTTCGACCGTAGTTGTTACCAGCAAGGATAGTACTGTTGCCGACCGGCTGAAAGAACTGACCATGGTCGATTCAGTGAAATGGGTATGGAAAGGGAATGATGTGGTTCCTGCTCAGGAGGACGACCAGGAAATCCGCCTGGCTCCAACAGATACACCTCTGAAAGCAAAATACGGATATGCGGAAAACCAGATTAAGATGTTGAACGGGGTCAAATTGCATGAAGCCGGATTCAGGGGAGAAGGAATGCGTGTGGCTGTGATCGATGCCGGCTTCCGGAATGTCGACCGTATCTGTGTATTCGATTCCCTGCAGCTGATCGGAACGCACAATGTGATTTATCCGGGGCGCAGCGTCTATGAGGCGGACGATCACGGAACGAAAGTATTATCCTGTATGGCTGCCAATATGCCCGGTATAATGGTCGGTACGGCTCCTAAAGCCTCTTATCTGTTGATCAAGAGTGAAGACAGCGATTCGGAATATCCGATAGAAGAAGATTATTGGGCTGCGGCTGTCGAATATGCGGATAGTGTAGGTGTAGATGTCATTTCTTCTTCTTTGGGTTATTTTGCTTTTGATGCGGACGAACTGTCTTATGATCAGGCTGCCCTTGACGGGAAAAGTTCATTGATCAGTCAGGCAGCCCATATAGCCGGACAAAAAGGTATCCTGATGTTTTGTAGTGCCGGAAATGAAGGAAACGGCAGTTGGGGAAAAATCACTTTCCCTTCGGATGCTTCGGATATCCTGACGGTAGGATCAGTCACGGAAGATAAGAAGAAAAGTATTTTCAGCTCTGTCGGTTTTACTGCCGATTACCGTGTGAAACCGGATGTTGTCGCATTGGGATCAGGCAGTTGTGTGATCGATCCGTATGGGAATATCCGTTATGCCAGCGGAACTTCTTTTGCAACGCCCATATTGGCCGGAATGGGTGTCTGTCTGTGGCAGGCATTGCCGGAATTGACCAATAAAGAGATCATTGCTCTATTACAGGAAATGTCAAGCCAATCCAAACGGCCTGATGCTGAGTTGGGATATGGTATACCGAATATCTATAAAGCCTATAAGAAAGGAATGCAATATGCCAGGACAGAACATTAA
- the xseA gene encoding exodeoxyribonuclease VII large subunit: MPGQNINSEYTGNERREFSLLELNNRIHSAISEAFPGTCWVRAEMSDVRTNASSGHCYLEFIEKNPVTGQLVAKARGSIWAKTFRMLKPYFEMETGQLFASGLKVLVKVSVEFHELYGYSLTVLDIDPAYTLGDMLRKRMEIIRQLKEEGVFALNKELPFPALPKRIAVITSPTAAGYEDFLNQLEGNKAGYSFYTKLFPALMQGERTEESVIAALDRIYRHMDYFDVVVIIRGGGSTSDLNSFDSYLLAANCAQFPLPVITGIGHERDDTILDLVAHTRMKTPTAVAEFLIGRMDAAAEELEALQQDVSELATDILLKQKNFLQLLGARLPVIVTNRIERNRSFLQMVGNKLPSSVSAMLLRRRSTLESMQMQLQNRATSRLTEKARFIQLTEQFIKMASPDYVLKRGYSLALKDGKIIKHATELSSGDELVTRFADGDVKSIVKK, translated from the coding sequence ATGCCAGGACAGAACATTAATTCGGAATATACGGGAAATGAACGCAGGGAGTTCTCTTTGTTGGAGCTGAACAATCGGATCCATTCCGCTATCAGCGAAGCTTTTCCCGGCACTTGCTGGGTACGTGCAGAGATGAGTGATGTGCGGACAAATGCATCTTCCGGCCATTGTTACCTGGAGTTTATCGAAAAGAATCCGGTTACCGGACAATTGGTGGCAAAGGCGCGTGGCTCGATATGGGCGAAGACGTTCCGGATGCTGAAGCCTTATTTTGAGATGGAGACCGGACAGTTATTTGCATCCGGGTTAAAGGTGTTGGTAAAGGTCTCCGTGGAATTTCATGAGTTATACGGATACAGCCTGACGGTGTTGGATATCGATCCGGCTTATACGTTGGGGGATATGTTGAGGAAGCGGATGGAGATTATACGCCAGTTGAAAGAGGAGGGTGTATTTGCATTGAATAAGGAATTGCCGTTCCCTGCCCTGCCGAAACGTATTGCTGTCATTACTTCTCCTACGGCTGCCGGTTATGAAGATTTTCTGAATCAGCTGGAGGGTAATAAAGCCGGTTATTCTTTCTATACCAAATTGTTTCCTGCCTTGATGCAGGGAGAAAGGACAGAGGAGTCGGTTATCGCTGCACTCGACCGTATATATCGCCATATGGATTATTTTGATGTAGTCGTGATCATTCGTGGCGGTGGTTCTACGTCTGACCTGAATAGTTTCGATTCTTACCTGCTGGCAGCGAACTGTGCGCAGTTCCCGTTGCCTGTAATAACCGGCATCGGGCATGAACGCGATGATACAATTCTGGATCTGGTCGCTCACACACGGATGAAAACTCCTACTGCGGTGGCTGAGTTTCTGATCGGTCGTATGGACGCCGCTGCCGAGGAGTTGGAAGCGCTTCAGCAGGATGTGAGTGAACTGGCTACCGACATTTTGTTGAAACAGAAAAACTTTCTGCAGTTGCTGGGCGCACGTTTGCCGGTGATTGTAACGAACCGGATCGAGCGTAACCGTTCGTTTTTGCAAATGGTCGGTAATAAACTGCCGTCTTCGGTTTCAGCCATGCTGCTTCGTCGCCGTTCGACTTTGGAAAGTATGCAGATGCAATTGCAGAATCGGGCTACTTCCCGTTTGACAGAAAAGGCTCGTTTTATCCAGCTGACGGAGCAGTTCATCAAAATGGCTTCTCCCGATTATGTACTGAAACGAGGCTATAGCCTGGCCCTCAAAGACGGCAAAATAATTAAACATGCCACCGAACTGAGTTCCGGCGACGAACTGGTCACTCGGTTTGCGGATGGGGATGTGAAGAGTATCGTTAAAAAATAA
- the xseB gene encoding exodeoxyribonuclease VII small subunit, with the protein MTKKEETYNEAVEKLRKIVADIENGELDVDVLSEKVKEATRLIKLCKEKLYKVDEEVKKVLEELE; encoded by the coding sequence ATGACAAAGAAAGAGGAAACATACAATGAAGCAGTAGAAAAACTGCGTAAAATCGTAGCCGATATAGAGAACGGCGAACTGGATGTGGATGTCCTTTCCGAGAAAGTGAAGGAAGCGACCCGGCTGATCAAATTGTGTAAGGAGAAATTATATAAAGTAGACGAAGAAGTTAAAAAGGTACTGGAGGAACTGGAATAA
- a CDS encoding 2-C-methyl-D-erythritol 4-phosphate cytidylyltransferase, whose product MRKYVLIVAGGKGLRMGGDLPKQFIPLEGKPVLMHTLEAFHRWDASAELVLVLPEDHQSYWNMLCREIGCKVPHRIANGGETRFHSVRNGLQFLSEEIGNTSGRNEKVLIAVHDGVRPFVSSEVIAACFDEAEKNGTAIPVMPMIDSLRETDEKGSHPVDRNRYFAVQTPQVFSSDLLLRAYEQEFSALFTDDASVVEAMGGAIHMVTGNRENIKITTPFDLLVAESLILRDKSLTL is encoded by the coding sequence ATGCGTAAATACGTTCTGATCGTTGCCGGAGGGAAAGGACTTCGGATGGGCGGAGACCTGCCAAAGCAGTTTATCCCGCTGGAGGGGAAACCTGTCCTGATGCATACGCTGGAAGCGTTTCATCGGTGGGATGCTTCGGCTGAACTGGTGTTGGTTCTTCCCGAAGATCATCAGTCTTATTGGAATATGCTTTGCCGCGAAATCGGATGCAAAGTACCTCACCGGATTGCTAATGGCGGGGAGACGCGTTTTCATTCCGTTCGGAACGGTTTGCAATTCCTTTCGGAAGAAATTGGAAATACATCCGGGAGAAATGAAAAAGTCCTGATAGCGGTGCATGACGGCGTACGCCCGTTTGTCTCTTCCGAAGTGATTGCTGCCTGCTTCGATGAAGCGGAAAAAAACGGAACTGCTATTCCTGTTATGCCGATGATCGACTCCTTACGCGAAACAGACGAAAAAGGCTCTCATCCGGTAGACCGCAACCGTTATTTTGCTGTACAGACGCCGCAAGTGTTCTCTTCCGACCTGTTATTGAGAGCCTATGAACAAGAGTTTTCTGCTCTTTTTACGGATGATGCATCTGTCGTGGAAGCGATGGGGGGAGCTATTCACATGGTTACCGGAAACCGGGAGAACATAAAAATTACGACACCTTTTGATTTACTGGTTGCCGAAAGTTTGATTTTACGGGATAAAAGTCTAACGCTGTAA